From one Luteolibacter sp. Y139 genomic stretch:
- a CDS encoding GlsB/YeaQ/YmgE family stress response membrane protein, whose amino-acid sequence MGIISWVFLGLVAGALAKFIMPGKDPGGILVTIILGIVGAILGGFLASFMGMGKVESFDLGGIFIATVGAILLLVGYRMFRKKQA is encoded by the coding sequence ATGGGGATTATCTCTTGGGTTTTTCTCGGGCTCGTTGCAGGGGCGCTTGCCAAGTTCATTATGCCGGGCAAGGACCCCGGCGGTATCCTTGTAACGATCATCCTCGGGATCGTCGGTGCGATCCTCGGCGGCTTTCTCGCATCCTTCATGGGAATGGGGAAAGTCGAATCATTCGATCTCGGTGGCATCTTCATTGCCACCGTGGGAGCCATCCTGCTGCTCGTTGGGTATCGCATGTTCCGGAAGAAGCAGGCCTAG
- a CDS encoding cupin domain-containing protein, producing the protein MKTFSGFQLITPGDLHWRPSNLMKIPNADFLERTGSENMGARLWRMPPKSANTLHKHIRAEEFYFVLEGTGRIRIGAETVTVPKHGGVLVGPDQLRQVFNDTDEEVLWLIIGAPEEMEFLKGSLSDMDLSLIYPEDPKQLPKELAGLTWPPKE; encoded by the coding sequence ATGAAAACCTTCTCCGGCTTCCAGCTCATCACCCCCGGCGACCTCCACTGGCGGCCGTCGAACCTGATGAAGATTCCCAATGCCGACTTCCTTGAACGGACCGGCAGCGAGAACATGGGCGCACGGCTCTGGAGGATGCCGCCGAAGAGCGCGAACACCCTCCACAAGCACATCCGCGCGGAGGAATTCTACTTCGTCCTCGAAGGCACCGGCCGCATCCGCATCGGCGCGGAAACCGTGACCGTGCCGAAGCATGGCGGCGTGCTCGTCGGCCCCGACCAGCTCCGGCAAGTCTTCAACGACACCGACGAGGAAGTATTGTGGCTGATCATCGGCGCGCCGGAGGAGATGGAATTCCTCAAAGGCTCCCTTTCCGACATGGACCTCTCCCTGATCTATCCGGAGGACCCGAAGCAATTGCCGAAGGAACTTGCTGGATTGACGTGGCCGCCGAAGGAATGA
- a CDS encoding DoxX family protein produces the protein MNQDTILQPSGHCAPSCKAMPKTAAVIKSMVVLFLAFDGITKVIRLAPVMEACQKMGISPDMAVGIGLLLLLCTALYVIPRTAILGAVLLTGYLGGAVATHVLQHSGTFPIIFAFGFGVLVWLGLALRDPRIACWMFKRPASV, from the coding sequence ATGAACCAAGACACAATCCTCCAACCCTCCGGCCATTGCGCCCCGTCCTGCAAGGCCATGCCGAAGACCGCGGCTGTGATTAAATCAATGGTCGTCCTGTTCCTAGCCTTCGACGGAATCACCAAGGTCATCCGGCTGGCGCCCGTAATGGAGGCCTGCCAAAAGATGGGCATCAGCCCGGACATGGCCGTCGGCATCGGCCTGCTACTACTCCTCTGCACGGCGCTCTACGTCATCCCCAGAACCGCCATTCTCGGCGCGGTTCTGTTGACCGGCTATCTGGGCGGAGCAGTGGCAACGCACGTGCTCCAGCACAGCGGGACATTCCCCATCATCTTCGCCTTCGGCTTCGGGGTGCTGGTCTGGCTCGGACTGGCGCTTCGTGATC
- a CDS encoding SDR family oxidoreductase — translation MNANTSTINGSPLKITLIGGSGLIGRKLAPLLEEQGHEIVIASPSRGVNTLTGEGLADTVKGSQVVVDVTNSPSFEENAVREFFDTSTRNILAACSEAGVKHFIALSVVGTDRTATNGYFRAKLIQESLIKASAVPFTIVRATQFFEFVGAIAALSPDGGPVRVSSSRFQPMAADDVAAALADVAVSGPLRGIVEIAGPEAAPMDEIVRRFFEAKGDPRKVIGDRSEPYFGTPIDDQSLTPGPGARLGRIWFADWLRLPTTKA, via the coding sequence ATGAATGCCAACACCTCCACAATCAACGGATCCCCTCTCAAAATCACCCTCATCGGCGGCAGCGGCCTAATCGGTCGCAAGCTCGCACCACTGCTCGAAGAACAAGGCCACGAGATCGTCATCGCCTCACCGTCCCGCGGCGTGAACACCCTCACCGGCGAGGGCCTCGCGGACACAGTCAAAGGTTCGCAAGTCGTGGTTGATGTGACCAATTCGCCCTCCTTCGAGGAAAACGCGGTGCGTGAGTTCTTCGACACTTCAACCCGCAATATCCTGGCCGCATGCAGTGAAGCAGGCGTGAAGCACTTCATCGCGCTGTCAGTGGTCGGCACCGACCGCACCGCCACGAATGGCTACTTCCGCGCCAAGCTCATCCAGGAAAGCCTGATCAAAGCGTCAGCGGTCCCCTTCACCATCGTGCGCGCCACCCAGTTCTTCGAGTTCGTCGGAGCCATCGCCGCCCTTTCGCCGGACGGCGGGCCCGTGCGGGTTTCGTCATCCCGCTTTCAGCCGATGGCTGCGGACGATGTGGCGGCAGCCCTCGCGGACGTCGCCGTGTCCGGCCCGCTTCGCGGCATCGTAGAAATCGCCGGGCCGGAAGCTGCGCCGATGGATGAAATCGTTCGTCGCTTCTTCGAGGCAAAGGGTGACCCGCGGAAAGTCATCGGTGACCGCAGCGAGCCCTACTTTGGCACGCCCATCGATGACCAGAGCCTCACTCCCGGACCCGGTGCCCGCCTCGGCCGCATCTGGTTCGCCGATTGGCTGCGCTTGCCCACCACCAAAGCCTGA
- a CDS encoding helix-turn-helix domain-containing protein — MSASLSALITFEDRPSDSPFIERVWRSRSDQAGVFRSIASCYWDLVFAKVEGKTMIVVHGPETVASMADLPPDGDWFGLRFKVGTFIPQFRSSEFRDRNDIILPNATSRSFWLNGSVWEIPTFENAETFVNRLVRRGVIQEDRVAKAAIHGEPQDVTTRTEQRRVVQITGLTCGTIHQIERARQATLRLRQGASILDVVHEAGYYDQAHLTRSLQRFIGLSPAKIMREQEQLSLLYNREQA; from the coding sequence ATGAGTGCCTCTTTGTCAGCGCTGATCACCTTCGAGGATCGTCCTTCCGACTCTCCCTTCATCGAGAGAGTGTGGCGGAGCCGCAGTGATCAGGCAGGGGTTTTCCGTTCCATCGCGTCCTGCTACTGGGACCTCGTCTTCGCCAAGGTGGAGGGCAAGACCATGATCGTCGTGCACGGCCCGGAAACCGTGGCTTCCATGGCCGATCTACCACCGGACGGCGATTGGTTTGGCCTGCGCTTCAAGGTCGGCACCTTCATCCCCCAGTTTCGCAGCAGTGAATTCCGGGACCGCAACGACATCATCCTTCCGAACGCCACGAGCCGGTCATTCTGGCTGAATGGATCAGTATGGGAAATTCCGACTTTTGAGAACGCGGAAACATTCGTGAACCGTTTGGTGCGCCGCGGAGTGATCCAGGAAGACCGCGTCGCAAAGGCCGCCATTCATGGAGAACCTCAAGACGTCACCACCCGCACCGAACAGCGGCGTGTAGTCCAGATCACCGGCCTCACTTGCGGAACCATCCACCAGATCGAGCGCGCGCGGCAGGCCACCCTCCGCCTGCGGCAAGGCGCGTCCATCCTCGACGTAGTCCATGAAGCGGGCTACTACGACCAAGCCCATCTCACCCGCTCACTGCAACGTTTCATCGGACTGAGCCCGGCCAAGATCATGCGTGAGCAGGAGCAGCTGTCGCTTTTATACAATAGGGAGCAGGCCTGA